The genomic DNA TGAAGGATGCGGCTTTATGAAAGCCAGGTCTGGCGATTGTACCAATCATCCATTTCAGAACGCACGCGGTCTTTTTCTATGCCGTAGCGTTCCTGGATTTTGCCTTCCAACTGCTCGCGCCGGCCATTGATCTGGTCGAGATCGTCATCGGTGAGTTTACCCCACTGTTCCTTGATCTTGCCCTTGGCCTGTTTCCAGTTTCCTTCAACGCGATTCCAGTCCATTGGTTGGTCCTCCGTTCTGGGTTGG from Brucella anthropi ATCC 49188 includes the following:
- a CDS encoding CsbD family protein; translation: MDWNRVEGNWKQAKGKIKEQWGKLTDDDLDQINGRREQLEGKIQERYGIEKDRVRSEMDDWYNRQTWLS